The Glycine soja cultivar W05 chromosome 6, ASM419377v2, whole genome shotgun sequence genome has a window encoding:
- the LOC114414820 gene encoding uncharacterized protein LOC114414820 isoform X3, translating into MMGLGWVAKPNNRQCRRWTTSRIWGATFLCCMCLIFFTPRIPRSPKHHQFVDMRNLLDSPGVPNTLNVMTNFPFLVVGVLGLVLALEGGVFNISSQGEVWTWALFYAGIAGVAFGSAYYHLKPDDHRVLWDTLPMMVAFSSLLSSLVVERLGQRIGLCCMFALNLAAFLCVVYERIYNDIRFCMMFQLTLPLAIPVIAVLYRSKYTHSRYWFISTGIYLLAKFEGATDRKLYHVNNYIISGHSLEHLCLALIPILLSVMLIHRELKFQRWQ; encoded by the exons atgatgggTTTAGGTTGGGTGGCGAAGCCGAATAATCGACAATGCAGAAGGTGGACGACAAGTCGCATATGGGGAGCAACGTTTCTTTGTTGCATGTGCTTAATCTTCTTCACTCCCAGAATCCCTCGCTCTCCCAAGCACCACCAATTCGTTGACATGCGCAATCTTCTCG ATTCTCCAGGAGTACCCAACACGTTGAATGTGATGACAAATTTCCCGTTTTTAGTTGTGGGTGTTCTGGGCCTTGTGCTTGCCCTGGAAGGAGGTGTCTTCAACATAAG TTCCCAAGGAGAGGTTTGGACATGGGCACTGTTCTATGCTGGAATAGCAGGTGTGGCTTTTGGCTCTGCTTATTACCATTTGAAGCCCGATGACCATCGTGTGTTGTGGGACACTTTACCG ATGATGGTGGCCTTCTCCTCACTTTTGTCTAGCTTGGTTGTTGAGAGATTGGGCCAGAGGATTGGACTGTGTTGTATGTTTGCACTCAATCTTGCTGCCTTTCTATGTGTAGTTTATGAAcg AATTTATAATGATATTCGGTTCTGCATGATGTTCCAGTTGACTCTGCCTCTAGCTATTCCAGTAATAGCAGTCTTGTACCGCTCCAAATATACTCACTCAAGATATTGGTTTATTTCTACAG GGATTTATCTGCTAGCAAAATTTGAAGGTGCTACCGACAGGAAACTGTACCATGTAAATAACTACATTATCAGTGGACATTCTTTGGAACACTTGTGCTTAGCACTGATCCCAATTTTACTCAGCGTAATGCTCATCCACAGGGAACTTAAGTTTCAAAG GTGGCAATAG
- the LOC114414820 gene encoding uncharacterized protein LOC114414820 isoform X2, translating to MMGLGWVAKPNNRQCRRWTTSRIWGATFLCCMCLIFFTPRIPRSPKHHQFVDMRNLLGVPNTLNVMTNFPFLVVGVLGLVLALEGGVFNISSQGEVWTWALFYAGIAGVAFGSAYYHLKPDDHRVLWDTLPMMVAFSSLLSSLVVERLGQRIGLCCMFALNLAAFLCVVYERIYNDIRFCMMFQLTLPLAIPVIAVLYRSKYTHSRYWFISTGIYLLAKFEGATDRKLYHVNNYIISGHSLEHLCLALIPILLSVMLIHRELKFQRLVDLKDRP from the exons atgatgggTTTAGGTTGGGTGGCGAAGCCGAATAATCGACAATGCAGAAGGTGGACGACAAGTCGCATATGGGGAGCAACGTTTCTTTGTTGCATGTGCTTAATCTTCTTCACTCCCAGAATCCCTCGCTCTCCCAAGCACCACCAATTCGTTGACATGCGCAATCTTCTCG GAGTACCCAACACGTTGAATGTGATGACAAATTTCCCGTTTTTAGTTGTGGGTGTTCTGGGCCTTGTGCTTGCCCTGGAAGGAGGTGTCTTCAACATAAG TTCCCAAGGAGAGGTTTGGACATGGGCACTGTTCTATGCTGGAATAGCAGGTGTGGCTTTTGGCTCTGCTTATTACCATTTGAAGCCCGATGACCATCGTGTGTTGTGGGACACTTTACCG ATGATGGTGGCCTTCTCCTCACTTTTGTCTAGCTTGGTTGTTGAGAGATTGGGCCAGAGGATTGGACTGTGTTGTATGTTTGCACTCAATCTTGCTGCCTTTCTATGTGTAGTTTATGAAcg AATTTATAATGATATTCGGTTCTGCATGATGTTCCAGTTGACTCTGCCTCTAGCTATTCCAGTAATAGCAGTCTTGTACCGCTCCAAATATACTCACTCAAGATATTGGTTTATTTCTACAG GGATTTATCTGCTAGCAAAATTTGAAGGTGCTACCGACAGGAAACTGTACCATGTAAATAACTACATTATCAGTGGACATTCTTTGGAACACTTGTGCTTAGCACTGATCCCAATTTTACTCAGCGTAATGCTCATCCACAGGGAACTTAAGTTTCAAAG ATTAGTTGATCTTAAAGATCGACCATGA
- the LOC114414820 gene encoding uncharacterized protein LOC114414820 isoform X4: MMGLGWVAKPNNRQCRRWTTSRIWGATFLCCMCLIFFTPRIPRSPKHHQFVDMRNLLDSPGVPNTLNVMTNFPFLVVGVLGLVLALEGGVFNISSQGEVWTWALFYAGIAGVAFGSAYYHLKPDDHRVLWDTLPMMVAFSSLLSSLVVERLGQRIGLCCMFALNLAAFLCVVYERIYNDIRFCMMFQLTLPLAIPVIAVLYRSKYTHSRYWFISTGFRACQHHIDALSTFIVLKV, encoded by the exons atgatgggTTTAGGTTGGGTGGCGAAGCCGAATAATCGACAATGCAGAAGGTGGACGACAAGTCGCATATGGGGAGCAACGTTTCTTTGTTGCATGTGCTTAATCTTCTTCACTCCCAGAATCCCTCGCTCTCCCAAGCACCACCAATTCGTTGACATGCGCAATCTTCTCG ATTCTCCAGGAGTACCCAACACGTTGAATGTGATGACAAATTTCCCGTTTTTAGTTGTGGGTGTTCTGGGCCTTGTGCTTGCCCTGGAAGGAGGTGTCTTCAACATAAG TTCCCAAGGAGAGGTTTGGACATGGGCACTGTTCTATGCTGGAATAGCAGGTGTGGCTTTTGGCTCTGCTTATTACCATTTGAAGCCCGATGACCATCGTGTGTTGTGGGACACTTTACCG ATGATGGTGGCCTTCTCCTCACTTTTGTCTAGCTTGGTTGTTGAGAGATTGGGCCAGAGGATTGGACTGTGTTGTATGTTTGCACTCAATCTTGCTGCCTTTCTATGTGTAGTTTATGAAcg AATTTATAATGATATTCGGTTCTGCATGATGTTCCAGTTGACTCTGCCTCTAGCTATTCCAGTAATAGCAGTCTTGTACCGCTCCAAATATACTCACTCAAGATATTGGTTTATTTCTACAG GTTTCAGGGCATGCCAACACCATATTGATGCTCTGTCcacttttatagttttaaagGTTTGA
- the LOC114414820 gene encoding uncharacterized protein LOC114414820 isoform X1 has protein sequence MMGLGWVAKPNNRQCRRWTTSRIWGATFLCCMCLIFFTPRIPRSPKHHQFVDMRNLLDSPGVPNTLNVMTNFPFLVVGVLGLVLALEGGVFNISSQGEVWTWALFYAGIAGVAFGSAYYHLKPDDHRVLWDTLPMMVAFSSLLSSLVVERLGQRIGLCCMFALNLAAFLCVVYERIYNDIRFCMMFQLTLPLAIPVIAVLYRSKYTHSRYWFISTGIYLLAKFEGATDRKLYHVNNYIISGHSLEHLCLALIPILLSVMLIHRELKFQRLVDLKDRP, from the exons atgatgggTTTAGGTTGGGTGGCGAAGCCGAATAATCGACAATGCAGAAGGTGGACGACAAGTCGCATATGGGGAGCAACGTTTCTTTGTTGCATGTGCTTAATCTTCTTCACTCCCAGAATCCCTCGCTCTCCCAAGCACCACCAATTCGTTGACATGCGCAATCTTCTCG ATTCTCCAGGAGTACCCAACACGTTGAATGTGATGACAAATTTCCCGTTTTTAGTTGTGGGTGTTCTGGGCCTTGTGCTTGCCCTGGAAGGAGGTGTCTTCAACATAAG TTCCCAAGGAGAGGTTTGGACATGGGCACTGTTCTATGCTGGAATAGCAGGTGTGGCTTTTGGCTCTGCTTATTACCATTTGAAGCCCGATGACCATCGTGTGTTGTGGGACACTTTACCG ATGATGGTGGCCTTCTCCTCACTTTTGTCTAGCTTGGTTGTTGAGAGATTGGGCCAGAGGATTGGACTGTGTTGTATGTTTGCACTCAATCTTGCTGCCTTTCTATGTGTAGTTTATGAAcg AATTTATAATGATATTCGGTTCTGCATGATGTTCCAGTTGACTCTGCCTCTAGCTATTCCAGTAATAGCAGTCTTGTACCGCTCCAAATATACTCACTCAAGATATTGGTTTATTTCTACAG GGATTTATCTGCTAGCAAAATTTGAAGGTGCTACCGACAGGAAACTGTACCATGTAAATAACTACATTATCAGTGGACATTCTTTGGAACACTTGTGCTTAGCACTGATCCCAATTTTACTCAGCGTAATGCTCATCCACAGGGAACTTAAGTTTCAAAG ATTAGTTGATCTTAAAGATCGACCATGA